In Stieleria varia, one genomic interval encodes:
- a CDS encoding DUF4331 family protein produces the protein MSLYNHLRSVFIPPIAAGTLMLLLMTNGHVLFAADHLDSPSVTADGSLDINDVYAFQSPANPANTVLIVTVNPGAGMISGTAFNSRSVYEINVDNTGDAIADVRYDIYFTRVRNGSQTIRVYRENGALIASGSTGQTISVTGGGQVTANLFEDPFFFDLNGFNNGFAFTGDDFFAGLNVSAIVLEVPSTDLNGASTNVGVWARTVNAGSQFDRMGRPAINTALISTNALKDQFNASLTQNDPQNFGAEVAANITALSSPANAAALTPILLPDVLTFDTSSAAGFLNGRRLGDDVIDAELGLLTEGAVTTDMVNENDATFLNVFPYLAAPN, from the coding sequence ATGAGTCTCTACAACCATCTTCGCTCTGTCTTCATTCCGCCGATTGCCGCGGGTACGTTGATGCTTCTCTTGATGACGAACGGTCATGTGCTCTTTGCCGCTGACCACCTCGACTCACCGTCCGTGACTGCTGATGGGTCATTGGATATCAACGATGTATACGCATTTCAGTCGCCAGCCAACCCGGCGAACACCGTGTTGATCGTGACGGTGAATCCCGGCGCCGGAATGATTAGCGGCACGGCCTTCAACAGCCGCAGCGTGTATGAGATCAACGTTGATAATACGGGCGATGCTATCGCCGACGTGCGGTACGACATCTACTTTACCCGTGTTCGCAACGGCAGCCAGACGATTCGTGTGTATCGAGAAAACGGTGCCTTGATTGCATCCGGCTCGACGGGGCAGACGATCTCGGTGACGGGAGGAGGGCAGGTGACAGCCAACCTCTTCGAGGATCCCTTCTTCTTTGACCTCAACGGATTCAACAACGGTTTTGCATTCACTGGCGATGACTTCTTTGCAGGTCTGAATGTCTCCGCAATCGTGTTGGAAGTACCTAGCACTGATTTAAACGGCGCATCGACCAACGTCGGTGTATGGGCACGTACTGTGAATGCCGGTTCTCAGTTCGATCGAATGGGCCGTCCTGCGATCAATACGGCGCTCATTTCGACAAACGCTCTGAAAGATCAATTCAACGCTTCATTGACGCAGAATGACCCACAGAACTTTGGTGCTGAGGTCGCGGCCAATATTACCGCACTCAGCAGCCCGGCAAACGCCGCTGCGTTGACACCAATCTTGTTGCCTGATGTTCTGACCTTTGACACTTCCAGCGCGGCAGGTTTCCTGAATGGCAGAAGGCTTGGCGATGATGTGATCGACGCCGAGCTGGGGCTGTTGACAGAAGGTGCGGTCACGACGGACATGGTGAACGAAAACGATGCAACGTTCCTGAATGTCTTTCCCTATCTTGCAGCACCCAATTGA
- a CDS encoding tetratricopeptide repeat protein — protein MSVRQADAELQSAVSDKESKPKLGEMVPIDQAIAFFEKRIQGKPSDVANRVVLGRLYLRKASEEDDLPYYSKAENVLAEAMNNNQEHLPAKIYYAKALMARHEFQKALALGQTVIRRRPDNAIALSIVGDCQLELGQYAEAEQTYETLLVREKSGGTIARQAHLKEIMGEPDAALRLMREAASEAKSSGAMETDLAWYDLRIAVMLHKAGDWSEAQKFYELALDRHELYGPAMSGLASLHAATGDFDRSIKLYLEAIREHGEPPMMWGLGDVYTAMGDEEQASHWYLKTEKAMMEEAETAAAAHFREVARFYCDTDRHLDRALELAREDLNLRQDIYAHDLLAWAQFKNEQFADAEISVQKALRTNVQDAEVHYHAGRIREALGNHQEAMQAYDQALKINPNFSVTLANDARDRRDRLRTEAAN, from the coding sequence ATGTCTGTGCGTCAGGCTGACGCCGAGCTGCAATCCGCTGTGAGCGACAAGGAATCAAAGCCAAAATTGGGGGAAATGGTGCCCATCGATCAGGCGATCGCGTTCTTCGAGAAAAGGATTCAGGGGAAGCCATCCGATGTTGCGAATCGAGTGGTGTTGGGAAGGCTGTATCTTCGGAAAGCGTCCGAGGAAGATGACCTGCCGTACTACTCCAAAGCGGAGAATGTCCTGGCGGAGGCGATGAACAACAATCAAGAGCATCTGCCAGCCAAGATCTATTACGCCAAAGCTCTAATGGCTCGACATGAATTCCAAAAGGCTTTGGCACTGGGGCAGACAGTTATCCGTCGACGGCCCGACAATGCCATCGCGTTGTCGATCGTCGGTGACTGCCAACTGGAACTGGGTCAATATGCCGAGGCGGAGCAGACCTATGAAACTCTCCTCGTCCGCGAGAAATCAGGTGGCACCATCGCCCGGCAGGCGCATCTGAAGGAAATCATGGGTGAGCCCGACGCTGCACTCCGACTCATGCGTGAGGCTGCCAGCGAGGCCAAGTCATCGGGTGCGATGGAAACCGATCTCGCATGGTATGACCTGCGAATCGCCGTGATGTTGCATAAAGCGGGCGACTGGAGCGAGGCTCAGAAGTTCTATGAGTTGGCGTTGGATCGACACGAACTCTACGGGCCGGCGATGTCCGGCCTAGCATCCTTGCATGCTGCTACTGGAGACTTTGATCGGTCGATCAAGTTATACCTCGAAGCAATCCGGGAGCATGGCGAGCCACCGATGATGTGGGGACTTGGCGATGTCTACACCGCCATGGGCGATGAAGAGCAAGCGTCCCATTGGTATCTGAAGACGGAGAAGGCAATGATGGAGGAAGCCGAGACTGCTGCTGCTGCGCACTTTCGAGAGGTTGCGAGATTCTATTGTGACACTGATCGTCATCTCGATAGAGCACTGGAACTGGCTCGTGAAGATTTAAACCTGCGACAAGATATCTATGCGCACGATCTGCTCGCTTGGGCACAGTTCAAGAATGAACAATTCGCTGATGCCGAAATAAGCGTTCAAAAGGCACTCCGCACAAACGTGCAAGACGCAGAAGTTCACTATCATGCCGGCAGGATTCGGGAAGCTCTCGGGAACCATCAGGAAGCGATGCAAGCTTACGACCAAGCTCTCAAGATCAATCCCAACTTCTCAGTGACGTTGGCAAACGATGCGAGAGACCGGCGCGATCGGTTGCGAACTGAGGCTGCGAACTGA
- a CDS encoding ABC transporter substrate-binding protein, with amino-acid sequence MNRTTGRLLSGCLLSGCRFNAIGWTTICWATLSIIVWLATPETVASAQAITYAQTGSPPEMGLELLQEEPHDIIYFTEKAKGGWVKARLLPVREMPGTPNGSLKYNIVGIETEDFATKWNEIERIDFWEKRLERETAEKIAAGDFAGAYPFLSILIRDYPTRPGLRELRSDFLWNNAIQRAKNGQRAESLAMLEELRRYAPDYKRSTVVGAIGATTNSLMTAMVQEGKLAEAQQLLARLRGEYSNVRLASVETWTKEFLRMAEEKRDAALLALKEERFRDARLFARESVYLTPDIPGGKELIERIDTIYPLINVGVLQSATVFDPIRLDNWASRRAGRLLYRTLFEMQSAGPEGGQYNFIFGDTEISADQQTLDLNLELAKLPDPLNKIESHFLADRLAKRATPGSDEYFSPWAAAVSGIGIDGASQIRCVLRRPNVLPTCLMQINVDGSWFGGKPGSTTGDYRLDITEGNLTRFVLADKALEKVGKDNTKPREIVEVRCGSGSEAVSKLLSGEIDMLDQLFPADAIRLKRSRDIAVATYPLPTIHMLVPCSDHPFVAESNFRRALVYATNREDILKGELLEGKEIPGCQVVSGPFPAGIDFDDPLGYAYDTSIVARRYEPSLAQLLVELNRSLMENEAKRKGDTVPKMTPIRLAFPADNLSRVACEAIRAQWELIGLPVELVQLPIGRSYPDPDTADIVYVSAAVWEPILDARRLLGPSGLARSENQMIGLGLRRLEEARNWKEVRDRLLVLHDIAHHELPIIPLWQMIDSYAYRKDLTGVGTGIVSLYQNAENWRRD; translated from the coding sequence ATGAACCGCACGACAGGCCGCCTACTGTCAGGCTGCCTACTATCAGGCTGCCGATTCAATGCCATCGGCTGGACCACCATTTGCTGGGCAACACTGTCGATCATTGTCTGGCTAGCCACACCCGAAACAGTTGCGTCGGCACAGGCGATCACTTATGCGCAAACGGGCTCGCCCCCTGAGATGGGGTTGGAGCTGCTGCAAGAGGAACCGCACGACATCATTTACTTCACGGAGAAAGCCAAAGGCGGCTGGGTCAAGGCTCGCCTGTTGCCGGTTCGCGAGATGCCTGGAACGCCCAACGGCTCCCTGAAGTACAACATCGTCGGAATCGAGACGGAGGACTTTGCGACCAAGTGGAACGAGATCGAACGGATCGATTTTTGGGAAAAACGCTTGGAACGTGAAACCGCAGAAAAGATCGCCGCAGGTGATTTTGCCGGCGCTTATCCTTTCTTGTCGATTCTGATCCGCGATTACCCCACTCGCCCCGGCCTCAGGGAACTGCGTAGCGATTTCCTGTGGAACAATGCGATTCAGCGAGCCAAGAACGGCCAACGCGCCGAATCGTTGGCGATGCTGGAGGAACTGCGGCGTTACGCTCCGGACTACAAACGATCCACCGTCGTGGGTGCCATCGGCGCCACCACCAATTCGTTGATGACAGCCATGGTCCAAGAAGGCAAGTTGGCCGAGGCTCAACAACTGTTGGCGCGACTACGCGGGGAATACTCCAACGTACGATTGGCGTCCGTGGAAACGTGGACCAAAGAATTCCTGCGGATGGCAGAGGAGAAACGAGATGCCGCACTGCTGGCGCTCAAGGAAGAGCGTTTTCGAGACGCACGTCTTTTCGCTCGTGAAAGTGTTTACCTGACGCCGGACATCCCTGGTGGCAAAGAGCTGATCGAGCGAATCGACACGATCTATCCCCTGATCAATGTCGGTGTTCTGCAGTCGGCAACCGTCTTTGATCCGATTCGCCTGGACAACTGGGCTTCACGTCGCGCAGGTCGCCTGCTGTATCGCACCCTGTTCGAAATGCAGAGCGCCGGTCCTGAGGGCGGACAGTACAACTTCATCTTTGGTGACACCGAGATCAGTGCCGACCAACAAACACTCGACTTGAATTTGGAGCTGGCCAAGCTGCCCGATCCTCTGAATAAAATCGAGTCTCACTTCTTGGCCGACCGGCTTGCCAAGCGTGCCACACCGGGCAGCGATGAGTACTTTTCACCGTGGGCGGCGGCTGTTTCGGGCATCGGTATCGACGGCGCTAGTCAAATTCGCTGCGTCCTGCGTCGCCCCAATGTGTTGCCGACTTGCCTGATGCAAATCAATGTCGATGGCAGTTGGTTCGGCGGGAAACCGGGATCGACCACGGGCGATTACCGCCTCGACATCACGGAAGGCAACTTGACCAGGTTTGTGTTGGCCGACAAAGCGCTTGAGAAAGTCGGCAAGGACAATACCAAGCCGCGTGAAATCGTCGAGGTGCGATGTGGATCGGGATCCGAAGCGGTCAGCAAGTTGCTCAGTGGCGAGATCGATATGCTGGACCAACTTTTCCCCGCCGACGCGATTCGGTTGAAGCGAAGCCGCGATATCGCGGTGGCGACGTACCCGCTGCCCACGATTCACATGTTGGTTCCGTGCAGCGACCATCCCTTTGTCGCCGAATCAAACTTTCGACGCGCGTTGGTCTACGCCACCAATCGAGAGGATATCCTCAAGGGCGAGTTGCTCGAGGGCAAGGAGATCCCAGGCTGCCAGGTCGTTTCGGGGCCGTTCCCCGCAGGCATCGACTTTGACGATCCCTTGGGATACGCGTACGACACGTCAATCGTTGCTCGCCGCTACGAGCCCAGCCTGGCGCAGTTGTTGGTGGAGCTCAATCGATCGCTGATGGAAAATGAAGCCAAACGAAAAGGGGACACGGTCCCCAAAATGACGCCGATCCGTTTGGCGTTTCCTGCGGACAACCTTTCACGAGTTGCATGCGAAGCCATTCGTGCACAATGGGAATTGATCGGTTTACCGGTTGAGTTGGTTCAGTTGCCCATCGGCCGTTCCTACCCAGATCCTGACACGGCGGACATCGTGTACGTTTCCGCAGCGGTCTGGGAACCGATTTTGGATGCGCGTCGATTGCTCGGCCCGAGCGGATTGGCACGAAGCGAAAATCAGATGATCGGATTGGGATTGCGTCGCTTGGAGGAAGCAAGGAATTGGAAGGAGGTTCGTGACCGATTGCTTGTTTTGCATGACATCGCCCACCATGAGTTGCCAATCATTCCACTGTGGCAAATGATCGACTCCTACGCCTACCGAAAAGACCTGACGGGTGTCGGTACGGGGATCGTGTCGCTGTATCAAAACGCTGAAAACTGGCGACGAGATTGA
- a CDS encoding Ig-like domain-containing protein translates to MTKHKDARNSFGTHWTALALLMFAVISIAAASVAVAEDAADATSQSSTPDTPSVSTQPPSGVSQSATSQSATQSTPSPAADQASPSRPNVSADTDADEESDEEEVDEEPWDFSPYKVLVWIASDDPGISAETLQTPLSNYLDRDFSSMWRLTIENAPPTIRAAATRGLSSLTYDTISASDPVVAVKRDDKDIIRIRVARDLGEYVKRIPSTSGLIADTLRRGDLAGHPDLDGMKGNLVPLETDLIGISQRWTDTATQGLLLPRGLALTLDKPKAKLIELPIAELVSTAVDNYDKIYIVQITSTTPRPHVSVIELETLMRFFGMPLSVPFTNKQDLPFAVGHAITEVFSPVVRIDEAGQDSVKGLIRASGLILDSDSPGLVRLGDVLEPMVRKDDRSGKPLIVGRLDWAYLLRVADPVAHDDEFKVDGKPFIKGEVLSNDTDEDTGDPLSVVRVNVERAALGRVHEITVSEEDESVIGTVLFTDLDKGEFTFTPGDAFTGQTSFQYTVSDGYGNTDVGTVWIGGKKDSGEEDTKEPAETKASKRVVKMMYYSGRPGGLQGRQNKRTYKMALKVNPRLDATMLRLHAKGEPDFPLIGYEIYERELTSKSMTFVGRTDWDGRISIQKNDDPLRLMYVKNGGAVLARLPMIPGLTTVEVADLIGDDMRLQAEAYIRGVQNAIVDLVAIRKLIAARVKLRLQKGQMTEAEELVIAMREQPTSQTLADDMGFKLPAFLKVIDNPNQRAKVDNMFSVTREMLTKQLSPKDLRDVEEMLLRAKKNGGKLPPDDEEEPEFDNTANSGGDAP, encoded by the coding sequence ATGACCAAACACAAAGATGCTCGAAACTCATTCGGTACTCACTGGACCGCCTTGGCCCTGCTGATGTTCGCGGTGATCTCAATCGCGGCGGCATCGGTTGCAGTTGCCGAGGATGCGGCGGACGCGACCAGCCAGTCGTCAACGCCGGATACTCCATCTGTTTCCACTCAGCCGCCATCAGGTGTCAGCCAATCAGCGACGAGCCAATCAGCGACGCAGTCCACTCCTTCACCTGCTGCCGATCAGGCATCGCCCTCCAGGCCGAACGTATCTGCGGACACCGATGCGGATGAGGAGAGCGATGAAGAGGAGGTCGACGAAGAGCCATGGGACTTTTCTCCGTACAAAGTTTTGGTTTGGATCGCTTCGGACGACCCGGGCATCAGTGCGGAAACTCTCCAAACGCCGTTATCTAACTATCTCGATCGTGACTTTTCCTCCATGTGGAGACTCACCATCGAGAATGCCCCGCCGACGATTCGCGCTGCGGCTACACGCGGCCTTTCGTCATTGACCTATGACACGATTTCCGCGTCCGACCCAGTCGTCGCTGTCAAACGTGACGACAAAGACATCATTCGCATTCGGGTCGCGCGAGACCTGGGCGAATACGTCAAGCGAATCCCAAGCACCTCTGGATTGATCGCCGATACGCTCCGTCGAGGCGACCTTGCCGGACACCCGGACCTGGATGGGATGAAGGGCAATCTTGTTCCACTGGAGACGGACTTGATCGGCATCAGCCAGCGATGGACCGATACGGCCACTCAAGGTTTGTTGTTGCCACGCGGACTCGCTTTGACACTGGATAAACCCAAGGCAAAACTCATCGAGTTGCCGATCGCAGAACTGGTTTCCACGGCAGTGGACAACTACGACAAGATCTACATCGTGCAGATCACCAGCACGACCCCGCGTCCCCACGTTTCGGTAATCGAACTGGAAACCCTGATGCGTTTTTTTGGCATGCCGCTGAGCGTGCCCTTCACGAACAAGCAAGATCTGCCGTTTGCAGTGGGGCACGCGATCACCGAAGTGTTTTCGCCGGTGGTTCGCATCGACGAGGCGGGGCAGGATTCCGTCAAAGGACTGATTCGAGCATCAGGATTGATCTTGGATTCCGATTCGCCCGGTTTGGTGCGTTTGGGCGATGTCTTGGAACCGATGGTGCGCAAGGATGATCGATCTGGAAAACCCTTGATCGTCGGTCGGCTCGATTGGGCCTATCTGTTGCGAGTGGCAGATCCAGTCGCTCACGATGACGAATTCAAGGTCGATGGTAAGCCTTTCATCAAAGGCGAAGTCCTGAGCAACGACACCGATGAGGATACCGGCGATCCCCTCAGCGTCGTTCGCGTCAACGTCGAGCGAGCTGCATTGGGCCGGGTTCACGAGATCACGGTCAGCGAAGAAGATGAGAGTGTGATCGGGACCGTCCTGTTTACGGACCTGGACAAGGGCGAGTTCACTTTCACCCCAGGCGATGCCTTTACGGGACAAACATCGTTCCAATACACCGTCTCCGATGGCTACGGAAACACGGATGTCGGCACCGTTTGGATCGGAGGCAAAAAAGACAGCGGCGAGGAAGATACCAAAGAACCGGCCGAAACCAAGGCCAGCAAACGCGTGGTCAAGATGATGTACTATTCCGGTCGCCCCGGCGGATTGCAAGGACGCCAAAACAAACGCACGTATAAAATGGCACTCAAGGTGAATCCGCGTTTGGATGCAACGATGCTGAGATTGCACGCCAAGGGAGAGCCAGACTTCCCCTTGATCGGATACGAGATCTACGAAAGAGAATTGACCAGCAAGTCGATGACGTTCGTGGGACGAACCGACTGGGACGGTCGCATCTCAATCCAAAAGAACGATGACCCTCTGCGATTGATGTACGTCAAGAACGGGGGCGCGGTTCTGGCCCGATTGCCCATGATCCCGGGGCTGACAACCGTGGAAGTCGCCGACTTGATAGGCGATGACATGCGGTTGCAGGCCGAAGCATATATCCGCGGGGTTCAGAACGCGATCGTCGACTTGGTCGCGATTCGAAAACTGATCGCGGCACGGGTGAAGTTGCGACTGCAGAAAGGCCAAATGACGGAAGCGGAAGAGTTGGTGATCGCGATGCGGGAACAGCCCACCAGCCAAACGCTCGCCGACGACATGGGTTTCAAACTCCCCGCGTTTCTGAAAGTGATCGACAACCCCAATCAACGGGCCAAGGTGGACAATATGTTCTCGGTCACCCGAGAAATGTTGACCAAGCAACTGAGCCCCAAAGATCTTCGTGACGTCGAAGAAATGCTGCTGCGGGCCAAAAAGAACGGCGGCAAGTTGCCGCCCGACGACGAGGAAGAACCCGAGTTCGACAACACCGCCAACTCGGGTGGCGATGCGCCCTAA
- a CDS encoding PQQ-binding-like beta-propeller repeat protein: protein MLANELIDQLERRGLLDQEIIEALREQLDQGGARVTPEAVAKLLVDNGQLTRFQATKLIGELRSGEYAGDAEVVEVTAVDDLGIADDSLDGEVVEVMVDDDAMDAVPVEAFAVDAMPVEAVAVEAMPVEAVPVNGGGGDRPERPRSRVKKADDEKSQWDSFKIYGYVFIIGFLVLVGGGLWFLLSRGSADDHIALGDKLYTQQNYTAAQERYEEFLDRFGQSNQYSSRARTNIAMSELFRAKGMSDPTRGLELAKEILPKIESEEGLNDQRNNLAGLLVDIAENIANAADEATITSEKETLLGKLDEQMELTQNGAYVTSTMRTALAGRLAAIEESQKRVERDINRNIRLDSAVDQMTTLLDEKKTKDAYDIRFELLRDFPELADNERLVKLIGTASDIQKTLVEPAGSVPKSETAEEVEQPRTMVLTARSGGRASDLRDEVLFLRSKGSVLGFKGEDGTLLWRRYVGSGRNHSPVRLEGGVGVLLSESTHYQIERCDGFDGKLQWRSVIGEPFNQPEVERDDIYVTTQKGRLIAIDAITGDAKWAQQIPQNTDVAPGVDGKLGRCYLPGDHSNVYVLNSKNGQCTDSYYLGHAAGTIAVPPVPLLGHVFVVENRGADFCLVHILGVNEQGDEIRKAQDPVRMTGNVIVPPIITQQRRVIVLTDRGQVSVFDVEPTATSEQVSVVAKQVASYDTPTLTQMAVGRSQMWITGTRIGRYELQINKERVVADWLKHEGDTFIGQPFASDETLVHARVQRGTSGLRVTAVDPVTGKEIWRNDVGASIVMLRRAPAGVHALTSQAALFELDAEALKTGATRPPLENRGAEGITMRFEDPLDIDENRVALVNQESGQQVIVYDPSRPQEKLRLVSLNLPDGSPNGGGMIAGGGLFLPLDSGRAVVMNFLTGAPLGSPFQPVSDPVGKVTWTNPVRFPEDPDQVVIADSRKGIYRLRVGDRINDLASGEIETPLLGTVAGVGNVFIGATSGPAADFMVGYEMNGLKEKFRVLLDGRVTWGPVAAGDIAMVMTADNMLRGITVDGKVRFSVQMPKGKPVGEPVAHGSNWVLIGQNGWVNLIDPTDGKIVHQQDVGQPFFATPLMIKNSLLVPGEEGVVYVVSLPEAN from the coding sequence ATGCTTGCCAACGAACTGATTGATCAACTCGAACGCCGGGGTCTGCTTGATCAGGAAATCATCGAGGCACTTCGCGAACAACTCGATCAAGGAGGCGCGAGGGTCACACCCGAAGCGGTTGCGAAGCTGTTGGTCGACAACGGCCAACTGACTCGATTCCAGGCCACCAAGCTGATCGGTGAACTGCGCAGTGGCGAATACGCCGGTGACGCGGAAGTCGTCGAAGTCACTGCGGTGGATGATTTAGGTATCGCCGACGATTCGCTCGATGGAGAAGTCGTCGAGGTGATGGTGGACGACGACGCCATGGATGCCGTCCCCGTGGAAGCGTTCGCAGTGGATGCGATGCCCGTGGAAGCCGTCGCGGTGGAAGCGATGCCTGTGGAAGCCGTACCGGTCAATGGGGGCGGTGGAGACCGACCCGAGCGGCCACGAAGCCGAGTCAAGAAAGCCGACGACGAAAAGTCCCAGTGGGACTCGTTCAAAATTTACGGCTATGTGTTCATCATTGGATTCCTCGTGCTCGTCGGCGGCGGTCTCTGGTTCTTGCTCAGTCGGGGCAGTGCGGATGATCACATCGCACTGGGCGACAAACTCTACACGCAACAGAACTACACGGCGGCTCAAGAACGCTACGAAGAATTCTTGGATCGTTTCGGCCAGAGCAACCAGTACTCCAGTCGTGCCCGCACCAACATCGCCATGTCGGAGCTCTTTCGCGCCAAAGGCATGAGCGACCCGACTCGTGGGCTGGAACTCGCCAAAGAAATCCTGCCAAAAATCGAGAGCGAAGAGGGACTCAATGATCAACGCAATAATCTCGCCGGATTGTTGGTCGACATTGCTGAGAACATTGCCAACGCGGCCGATGAAGCGACCATCACCAGCGAGAAGGAAACGTTGCTTGGCAAACTTGATGAGCAGATGGAACTCACTCAAAACGGCGCTTACGTCACCTCGACCATGCGTACCGCTTTGGCAGGACGTTTGGCTGCGATCGAGGAATCTCAAAAACGAGTGGAACGGGACATTAATCGGAACATCCGATTGGACTCCGCCGTGGACCAAATGACGACGTTGTTGGATGAAAAGAAAACCAAGGACGCCTACGACATCCGATTTGAACTCCTGCGTGACTTCCCCGAACTGGCCGACAATGAACGATTGGTCAAGTTGATCGGGACAGCTAGCGATATTCAAAAAACATTGGTGGAGCCCGCTGGCAGTGTTCCCAAGTCAGAAACCGCCGAGGAAGTCGAACAACCACGCACGATGGTGCTGACCGCTCGCAGTGGTGGACGCGCCTCAGACTTGAGAGACGAAGTCCTGTTCCTGCGCAGCAAGGGATCGGTGCTCGGTTTCAAAGGTGAGGACGGCACGCTGCTGTGGCGTCGCTATGTCGGCAGCGGACGCAACCATTCGCCGGTCCGTCTCGAAGGCGGCGTCGGGGTACTGCTGAGCGAATCGACTCACTACCAAATCGAACGTTGCGACGGATTCGACGGCAAGTTGCAGTGGCGGTCGGTGATCGGAGAACCCTTCAATCAACCCGAGGTCGAACGCGACGACATTTATGTCACGACGCAAAAGGGTCGATTGATTGCGATCGATGCCATCACCGGCGATGCCAAGTGGGCTCAGCAGATTCCTCAGAACACTGACGTGGCGCCCGGCGTCGACGGCAAACTCGGTCGCTGCTATCTGCCCGGCGATCACAGCAACGTGTACGTGCTCAACAGCAAGAACGGTCAGTGTACCGACAGCTATTACTTGGGACACGCTGCGGGAACGATTGCCGTTCCACCGGTGCCGCTGCTGGGACACGTTTTTGTCGTCGAGAACCGGGGAGCTGATTTTTGCCTCGTGCACATCCTGGGCGTGAACGAACAGGGCGACGAGATCCGCAAGGCCCAAGATCCGGTGCGAATGACGGGCAACGTCATTGTGCCGCCGATCATCACCCAACAACGTCGCGTCATCGTGTTGACCGATCGCGGTCAGGTCTCCGTTTTCGACGTCGAACCCACCGCGACCTCGGAGCAAGTCTCTGTCGTCGCCAAGCAAGTGGCCTCCTACGACACCCCCACGCTGACCCAGATGGCGGTCGGACGGAGCCAAATGTGGATCACCGGTACTCGAATCGGTCGCTACGAGTTGCAGATCAATAAAGAACGCGTCGTCGCCGACTGGCTCAAACACGAGGGGGACACGTTCATCGGGCAACCCTTTGCCAGTGACGAAACGCTCGTCCACGCACGCGTCCAACGGGGCACGTCCGGTCTACGAGTGACGGCCGTTGACCCCGTCACCGGCAAAGAAATCTGGCGGAATGACGTGGGAGCATCGATCGTGATGCTCCGCCGTGCACCGGCCGGTGTTCACGCACTGACCAGCCAAGCCGCCTTGTTCGAATTAGATGCCGAAGCATTGAAAACAGGGGCGACACGACCGCCACTGGAAAATCGAGGTGCCGAAGGGATCACGATGCGATTCGAAGATCCGCTGGACATCGACGAAAATCGAGTCGCCCTGGTCAACCAAGAATCTGGTCAACAGGTCATCGTTTATGACCCCAGCCGCCCTCAGGAAAAACTGCGACTGGTGTCGCTGAACCTGCCAGACGGATCACCCAACGGAGGCGGAATGATCGCCGGCGGTGGCTTGTTCCTGCCTCTCGATTCGGGACGTGCCGTGGTCATGAATTTCTTGACCGGCGCGCCCCTGGGCAGTCCGTTTCAACCTGTCAGTGATCCGGTGGGCAAAGTCACTTGGACGAACCCCGTTCGCTTTCCCGAGGACCCCGATCAAGTAGTGATTGCCGATAGCCGCAAGGGAATCTATCGACTGCGAGTCGGCGATCGGATCAATGACTTGGCCAGCGGCGAGATCGAAACACCTTTACTGGGAACCGTCGCCGGTGTCGGTAATGTGTTCATCGGTGCGACCAGCGGACCGGCAGCCGACTTCATGGTCGGTTACGAAATGAATGGCCTGAAAGAAAAATTCCGAGTGCTGTTGGACGGTCGAGTCACCTGGGGGCCGGTCGCCGCCGGTGACATCGCAATGGTGATGACCGCCGACAACATGTTGCGTGGCATCACCGTGGATGGCAAAGTCCGATTCAGTGTCCAGATGCCAAAGGGTAAGCCGGTCGGCGAGCCTGTTGCTCACGGTTCCAATTGGGTGTTGATCGGACAGAACGGTTGGGTGAACCTGATCGACCCGACCGACGGCAAGATCGTTCATCAACAGGACGTTGGACAACCCTTCTTTGCAACACCGCTGATGATCAAGAACAGCTTGCTGGTGCCGGGCGAAGAAGGCGTGGTGTATGTGGTCTCGTTGCCGGAGGCCAACTGA